The genomic segment TTCGTCGCCGTCCTCGTCGTCGTGAATCGCTGGAAGCGCGAACCGACGACCTCGGAACTGCCGCCGGAGCGCCTGTCGGAGTCGATCTATCGCGGCGTGCGGTTCGTCCGGACGCCCCGGCCCTGCGGTCGGTGCTGGCTCGAACGGTGCTGTTCATCGCCTTCGCCAGCGCGATTTGGGCGCTGTTGCCCCTGCTCGTCCGTAATCAACTCCACCTCGGTGCAGGCGGGTACGGCATCGTTCTCGGCGTCACGGGTCTCGGGTCGGCGGCCGGAATCACCGTCCTCGAACGGGCGCGAAAGCATTTCACGACGAACCAAGTCGTCCTCGGGGCGTCGGCCCTGTTCGGCCTCGTGCTGGTGGTGCTGGGGACCGTTCACGTCGTCCTCGTCGCGCTGGTCGCGGTTGCGCTCGGCGGCCTCGCGTGGATTTCGGTCCTGTCGAGCCTGAACACCGCCGTGCAGACGCTCTCGCCCGAGTGGGTCCGTGCACGGACGCTGTCGGTGTACATGCTGTTCTTCCTCGGCGGAATGGCGGTCAGCAGCCTCGGGTGGGGCGCGTCGCCGACCACCTCGGCACGCCGATAGCGCTCGTCATCGCAGGAGTCGGGTTGGTCGTCGGCCTCGTCGGGGGGATTCACTGGCGAATTCCCGAGACGGACGACCTCGACCTGCGACCCTCCGCGGACTGGTTCGACCCCAGAACGGAGTTCGAACCGGACCCCGACACCGGCCCCGTGCTCGTGAGCGTCGAGTATCGAATCGACCCGGCGACGGCGGACGATTTTCTGGCGGCCGTGGAGAAATTGGGGCGCGTTCGGCGGCGGAACGGGGCGCGATACTGGAACGTGTTCCGCGACACCGAAACCGACGACCGTTACCTCGAAGTGTACTTCACGGGGACGTGGATGGCCCACCTCCGCGAACACGAGCGCGTGTCGGTAGCCGACCGGGAGATACAGAGCCGAGCGGTGTCGTTTCACGTCGGCGACGAACCGCCGCAGGTATCGCACTTCATCTCGGGGACGGACGAATACTGACGCCATTTTATCACGGTTGGTACCGAAGCCGTGGCCATGCACGTTGCAGACGAGCGGCCCTCCAATCGGGCGGGAAAAACGACGCGTCGGCGAGTGGAGATGATGACACGTGGATGACGGCGACGATGGTTCCGACCTACGGAAAATCGCGGTCGAGCAGTTCGGCGACGGCGACGAGGAATTCGTGCGGGCTTCCGCACCCGGCCGGTGAACCTCATCGGCGGACACACGGACTACAACGACGGCTTCGTGCTTCCCGTCGCGATCGATCGGCGAACCGAAATCGCGGTGCGCCCCCGCACCGGGACCCGCGTCAGTACCGACCGTACCGTCCGGGCGTACTCGACGAACTTCGACGAGAGTCGTGAGTTCTCCCTCGATTCGTCCCCGAGCGAGGGATCATCGTGGCTCGGCTACATCGAGGGAATCGCCCGGGAACTCGCCGAGGGAGCGCCGGGAGTTTCGGGGTTCGACCTCGTCGTGGACGGCGACGTTCCGATGGGCAGCGGCCTCTCGTCGTCGGCCTCGCTCGAACTGGCGACCGCGACGGCGCTGAACGAGGCGTGGGACCTCGATTACACCCCGACCGAACTCGCGGACCTCGGTTGGCGGGTCGAACGGGAGTTCGTCGGCGTCGAGTGCGGCATCATGGACCAGTTCGTCGTCGCGCTCGGAGAGCGGGACCACGCGCTGTTTCTCGACTGCCGCACCCGAAACTACGAGCGCCACTCGCTGGACGGGGACGTTCGGGTCGTCGTGACGAACACGAACGTCGAACACGAGTTGGTCGATTCCGCGTACAACGAACGGGTCGCCCAGTGTGCGGAGGGCGTCGAACTGCTGGACGAGGCGCTCGGCGAGGACGTAAGCGCACTGCGCGACGTGTCGGTCGCCGAGTTCGAGGCGGTCGGGGACGAACTTCCGGAGACGATACGAGAGCGGTGCGGACACGTCGTGTACGAGAACGAGCGCCGTTCGCGAGGCCGCGAACGCGCTCGAAACCGGCGAGATGGGACGCGTCGGGGAACTGATGAACGAATCCCACCGGGGCCATTCCGCGACTCCTACGAAGTCAGCTGCCCGGAACTGGATTTTGTGGTCGAGGTGGCGGGCGACATCGACGCCGAACTCGGTTCGCGGATGACCGGTGCTGGATTCGGCGGGTGTGTCGTGAGCCTCGTCCGGGAGGAATCCGTCGAATCCTTCGCGGAAACCGTTCGGGAGGCGTATCTCGCCGAAACCGGCATCGAACCCGACGTCTTCCCGTGCGCGTCGCCGACGGCGCACGGGTCGAAGCGGGACTTGAGGATTGAGGGGGTAACGGGGAGCGTTCGTCCCGATAGACCGTACCATCGATTCCGCTGATGAATCACGTACCGGCGAACGCACCGCAGGTCGTGGTTGCCACACTGACCCGCATGATTTTACCAAACGACGATGTACGGAACGGAGAGTACATCATGTCCGAATCCGACCCGTTCGCTCCCGGACGGACCATCGCGCTCGAAGAACACTTCGCAACCCGACGATTCCTCGACGGTCCGGGCGAACACCTCGCCGAGAACTACGACGAGGCATTTCTCGACCGACTGTGTGACATCGGCGACGGACGAGTCGCGGCGATGGATTCGGCGGGCGTCGACGTCCAGGTCCTTTCGCTCGCCGCCCCTGGCACCGAACAGCTCGACCCGGACGACGCCGTGGCCCTCGCGCGAGATACCAACGACCGTCTCGCCGCGGCGGTCGAGCGCCATCCAGACCGATTTGCCGGGTTCGCCGCCCTGCCGACTCCGGCTCCCGACGCCGCCGCCGACGAGTTGGAACGCGTGGTGTCCGACCACGACTTCGTCGCGGGGTGATCAACGGCCACGTCGGTGGGCGATATCTCGATGACGAGTTCTTCTGGTCGGTCTTCGACCGCGCGGAGTCACTCGACGTCCCGCTCTACATCCATCCCACGCCGCCGTCGGAGTTGGTGGTCGATACCCTCTACACCGGGAACTTCTCGACCGACGTGACCGACGTGCTGTCGACCGCAGGCTGGGGGTGGCACATCGATACCGCGACTCACGTCCTTCGATTGGTGCTCAGCGGCGTGTTCGACCGGTATCCCGACCTGGAAATCGTCATCGGCCACCTCGGAGAGGGACTCGCGTCGATGCTGGCGAGAATCGAATCCGTGTTCGACCGCGATTTGACGGGTCTCGACGAACCGGTCGGGCGGTACTTCCGGCGGAACCTCCATTACACCATCAGCGGGTTCAACACCGTCCCGACCTTCGAGAATTTGGTCTCGTTGGTGGGTGCCGACCGGATCACGTTCTCGGCCGACTACCCGTTCGCGTCGATGGAAGACGCCCGTGAATTTCTGGGCCGACTTCCGATAAGTCCCGCCGACAGGCGAAAAATTGCCCATAAAAACGCGGAGCGGTTGTTGGGACTGTGAAGGATACGCGGAGTCGTCTGAAATCTCGGGCACGGATTGACACGTCCTGTCGGTTCGAAAGAAACCGGTCGTAAACCCCCTTCTTTCCGGGAATCTGGGTCACGACGTTGTTCCGAGGAGAAGGACCGAAACCGTACTTCATGGTGCACGCACCCACGAGAATTATCGTCCTTCCACGTGTAGGCCGTCGTATGACGGAAATCCTTCCGGACGAGACGAAACGCTTCGTACGTGCCGCGGTCGCCGAACCGGACGAAACCCTGCAAGCGATGGAGGAGCGCGGCGAGGACTTCCCGACCGTCGGTCGGGAAGTCGGGCAGTTTCTGCGGTTGCTCGCGTACGCGGTGGACGCCGAGCGAATTTTCGAGTTCGGGTCGGGGTTCGGCTACTCGGCCTACTGGTTCGCCGAGGCGCTGCCGGAGGACGGAGAAATCGTCCTCACGGAGTACGACGCGGACGAACTCGACGAGGCCCGTGAGTACCTCGAAGCGGGCGGGTTCGCCGACCGCGCCACCTTCGAGAACGGCGACGCGAACGAAATCGTCGATCATCACGATGGCCCGTTCGACGTGGTGCTCATCGACCACAACAAGGATGGCTATCCCGAAGCGTGGGAGTCGATCCGAGAGAAAGTCGCACCCGGGGGTGTCGTCATCGCCGACAACGCGATGGTCGCCGGGCGGCAGGACTTCGACGCGATTCTCGACGCCATCGAAGGTGGAAACCCGGAAATGAACGAGAACACCCGCGGCATCGTGGAGTATCTGCTGGCGGTGCGCGACGACCCCGACTTCGAGACGAGCGCGATTCCACTGGGCGAGGGAATCGCCGTGAGTTATCGACGATAACTCGGGAAGAGGTGGAGAGAAAAAGAAAGATCAGAACAGCGCGAGTGCGAGTCCGGTGGCGACGAGTGACGCACCGAGCGCGAGTTTGAGTCGGGACGGTTCGACGCAGTGGGCGACCCGCCACCCGACGACGACACCGAGGAGTTCGGGGACGCCGACCGCGACGGCCAGCGGAACCGACACGGCACCCTGCGTCAGGTAGGTCATCGCCGCGAACGCCGATAGGAACACCGACTGGACCTGCGCGGCCGCCAGCGCGTCGAGCATTGAGACGCCCAGCACGACGAGGACGGGGACGGCGATGACCGGACCGCCGACGCCGAGCAATCCACCCACAACGCCGATACAGAGGCCGATACCGCCGAATACCGCGACGCCGACCGCCGAATCGTGGTCGAACGACCACTTCGAACCGAGGCCGCGTCGCTCCCGATAGACGATGGTGACGCCGACGAGGGCGGTGAACGCCGTCAGCATGGTGCCGAACGAACCAGCGGCGAGAATCGTGTTGGCGAACGCCCCGAGGACGGCACCGACGACGCTCGGAACCGTCACGAGAACCGCGAGTCGTCGTCCCGAGCGCGACCGGAGTTCGCCGGAACGGACGTACGTGAACGTTCCGAGGAGACCCGTGAACACGAACGTCGTCATCGCCGTCCCGGCGACGACGGACGACGAGACGTCCGTGAGCGCGAACAGGGCGACCGTGATGAAGATTCCGCCGGGGCCGACGGCGGTGATACCGACGCCCGAGAGGAACGCGATGACGACGAGAATCGTCAGCGTCGTCGGTTCGGGGAGCATCCGTCGGGAATCAGAGCCCTCCCGACGTCAGCGCGTCGATGAAGCCGGGGAGCGAGGTCACTGCGAGGTAAATCGACTGAGGACGAGCAGGACGTTCAGCCCGGCCATCACGATGCCGTTCTTGTGCTCGCCCATCGTCTTCCGGTCGTTGACCGCCCAGAACAGCACGAGGGCCGTGATCGGCAGACCGACGATGCCGTTGTACGCCGGGAACAGGAGTATCATGTCGATGATGCTCAGGCCCGCGAACTGGTGGACGAGCGGCGAGAGGCTACCGAGACCGACGCCGACGGCGTAGATTATCTTGAACTCGCGGCTCGCGCTGTCGGCGACCGCCGCGCGCGTTCTGCAGGAGGTACGCCGGAGTCCACATTATCGGCACGATACTGTTGAAGGCGGCGGCGACGGTGCCGATGAGGAAGACGTACATCGCCCACTTTCCGAACACGCCCGCCAGCGCCTTGCCGGGCGTGATGAACGTGTCGAGTTGGGTGTAGCCCGCGGGACGCAACACGGCGGCCGCCACGACGACGATGGCGGCGTCGTCAATCCGCCGACGACGTAGCCGATGCCGAGGTCGCGGCGCATCTCCGGGACGTCGTCCTTGCCGACCCAGCCCTTCTCGGAGACGAGGTTCGATTCGAGGAAGAAGTTCGGCCACAGGGCGGTGGTTCCGATTGATGGACGCGGCGAGCGTCAGCGCGCCGACGGCCGGAAGCTTCGGGACGAACCCGCCCACGAGGTGGGTCACGGACGGAGTGCTCACGCCCGCAACGGCCATGTAGACCACGAGCAGGATGAGCATCATCGCGGTCATGATCCGCTCGATACCGTCGTAGTTCATCACGCCGACGAGGATGGCGAGCACCCCGTCGCCAGCGCGAGCGGTTGCCAACCGATGGCACCGCCGAGCAGAATCGAGACTGCCTTGCCGACCGCGGCGGTGAGTTCGAGGGTCCACGCGACACAACCAACCGAGAGGAGTACAGCCAGTACCGTCGCGCCGGTTCCCCCGATTTTCTTGCGGACGAACGACATCAACGGTTCGCCGAAAATCCCCAGCCGAGCGCTCATATCCTGCGCCATGAACCCGAGGAACACCGCGCCCACGACCGCCCAGAGGAGACCGTAACCGTACCGAACCCCCGCGGAACTGGCGATGAACACCGACCCCGACCCGAAGTAGCTCGCGACCATCACGAATCCGAGACCGTACTTCTGGAAGAAGCCGCTCGTGGCGTCGCGGAGGCCCTCCGAATACTGCGCTATCTTCGACTGCCCACTGCTCTTCGTTGCCATTCTGTCAGTATCGTGGGGCGTCGGCCGTTATTCCCCCATGGCTGTGTGTGCAAGGGGTATTTACGTCAAAAATCGGATTGAAAGGTGTTCTGGCCACTAAAATATAAAATATAATCGCCATTCGAAATAGGGACGAACGAAGGACCAAGCGCATTCAAAAGGTCATCCGATTCGGCCGAGGGTGTCGAGGATGAGGTACGCGACAAGAACGGTTTCGATACCGGCGAGGGCGAGCAGATAGGTCGGCGCAGGTCGTTCGTTCCGCTCCGAATTGTCGATGTTACGATACGCCAACACTCCGGCGAGAATCGAGAATACGCCCAGAGCAGTTCCGCCCGCCGAACTCGCGGTCACGCCGTTTGTGAACGCTGTCACGGCGTTGTCGAGGACGAACCACAGGCCGAACAGTACGAAGTTGTACGCGTACACGTCGGCCCGACGAATCGCCGGGAATGGGGACGAAGACATCCATGTATCCATCCGCCACAGCCAGTCATCAGTTTTCTGGTGACATCGAAAGCACGAAACGAAGGTCACAACCCTGACCACGAGTTCTGGTGGCTGCCGACCTCGAAAAACCGAGCGTCGCCCGTCGAAGGAATTCGTCAGGAACAGAGCGTATCATCAGTATCGGAGTATATTTCTAGATAGCTATCCGGAAAGCTATCCAGGATTCTGTACAGAAATCCATCGGTGGACGGCACGAGAGACCAAACAACTGAAAAGTCGGGTCGTTCCGAACGAGGCCGGATTCTCAGTCCCGCCGACTGCCGGGTTGCGGGTCCACGTGCGGTTTCGCCATCAGGTCCGAAAAACGGGCGTCGTCCAACCAGTCGAGCAACTGCACCAACTGCTCAGTCGCCGCCTCGAAAATCTCGGCCCCTTTCTCGGGCGTCGCGTCGGTCTGGTCGCCGAACACGCCATTTTCGCTGTTGTCGATGGCGTCGTAGAAGTTCCGCGCGCCGTGCTTCGTGAGGTTTCCGGCCGAGATGTCCATCAATCCGTCGTCGCGGGCCTCCGCCAGTCGGTCCTCGTGCACGAGTTCCGGCGCGATGTGCATGATCATCGCCGTCTCCTTCGGACCGCCGTGCGGACCGTTGTGTTCGAAGATGCTGCTCACGAGTTCCGGAATCGATTCGTCCCACATCCACTCGACGGCGAAGGCGACTTCGTCCTGCCGCAGTCGCCGTCCGACCTCACGCAAGTGCTCCATGTTGCCGCCGTGGGCGTTGACGTAGACGATGCGGTCGATACCGTGGTAGGTGAGGTTGCGCGAAAAACTCTCGACGTAATCGCGGAACTGTGGCGGGTCCACCGACATCGTCCCGTGGAACTGCATGTGATGCGTGCTGACGCCGACGTTTATCGTCGGCGTGCAGAGGTAGCCCGCCCGGTCGGCCGCCTCGCGGGCCAACGCTTCGGCGATGAGGTGGTCGGTGGCGAGTGGGAGATGCGGGCCGTGCTGTTCGGTCGAACCCAACGGGACGACGGCGACGGATTCCTCCGCGACGTAGTCCCCGAGGTCCGGCCACGCTTGGTCGGCGAGGTACATACGAGAGGGAGGGTGCCGAGAGGGCATAAATTTCAGCACGCCGGAAAACGATTCTCCTAGGACAGACAGTGACCGGCGAGCGAGAACCCACAATCAGAACCGCTTTTCGATGGACTCGACCCCGGTCATGACTTCGTCGCGTTCGAAGTAGAGACCTTCGAGGAGGATCAGGGTGACGGCGATGCCGAAGACGAGGCAGAACACGCCGAACTCGGCGGTGTAGAGATGCCAGACGAAAATCGGGAGAAAGAGCGCCGTTCCAACCAATCCGACGAGCGGGATGACCGAGATCAGTTCGGAGCGTTGCGTGTAGGCGAGCGCGTTCATCGCGCCGAAGACGACGATGAACGACAGGGACGCGAACTCCGTGATTGCGGTGAGACTGCCGTACACCGTCAGCAGAATCGTCAGTCCGCCGATGACGAGCAGCGTCTTCGTCGGGACGCCCGCTTCCCGCGTCGGGGCGAGTCGGTCGGGAAGCAGGTCGTCGGTGCTCATCCCCTTCGCGAACAGCGCGGTGCTGAACAGGGTCGCGTTGATGGCGCTGGCGGTCGAGAACCACCGCCGCGACGCCGATCAGGACATACCCGATCCTGCCGGAGAACTCCCGGGCGGCGATGGCGAGCGCGAGGTCGGGGCTGGCGATCACGGCCCGCTGGTTCGCCACGCTGAGCGCGACGAACGCGACGAGGATGTAGGAAAGCGCCGAAACGGGAATGGAGATGTAGACCGCTTTTCGGATCGTCGCAACCGGGTTTCCGATGCTCTCCTGGTCGTAAAAGAGGAGTTGCCACCCTTCGAACGACACGAACGCGACTGCGGCCGCGAGAACGGGTGCATCCGGCTGTTTCAATGTCCGTTCGACCCCGAATTCGAGTTGGCCGTGGGTGTAGCCGTACCTGATGCCGAGGATGATGAACAACAGGACGATGAGGAGTTTGAGGGCGACGAGGAGGTCCTCCACCACGCCGGATTCGTGGACGCCGAGGAGGTTGACGCCGATGAAACCGACGATGACGAGGAGGGACAGGATGGGCCGTGACGGGAGGCCGAGAAACGGGAGTTCGGTGATGCCGAAGATGGCTCCGAAGTACGCACCGAACGCGTAGGCGTACATCGCCATCGTGCCGACGTACCCGACGATCAGCGTCCATCCGACCATCCCGGCCAGCGTCGGCCGGTCGAGAAAGACTTCGATGAAGGCGACCGCACCGCCGGACTC from the Haladaptatus sp. R4 genome contains:
- a CDS encoding MFS transporter, with product MGRVADHLGTPIALVIAGVGLVVGLVGGIHWRIPETDDLDLRPSADWFDPRTEFEPDPDTGPVLVSVEYRIDPATADDFLAAVEKLGRVRRRNGARYWNVFRDTETDDRYLEVYFTGTWMAHLREHERVSVADREIQSRAVSFHVGDEPPQVSHFISGTDEY
- the galK gene encoding galactokinase — translated: MNLIGGHTDYNDGFVLPVAIDRRTEIAVRPRTGTRVSTDRTVRAYSTNFDESREFSLDSSPSEGSSWLGYIEGIARELAEGAPGVSGFDLVVDGDVPMGSGLSSSASLELATATALNEAWDLDYTPTELADLGWRVEREFVGVECGIMDQFVVALGERDHALFLDCRTRNYERHSLDGDVRVVVTNTNVEHELVDSAYNERVAQCAEGVELLDEALGEDVSALRDVSVAEFEAVGDELPETIRERCGHVVYENERRSRGRERARNRRDGTRRGTDERIPPGPFRDSYEVSCPELDFVVEVAGDIDAELGSRMTGAGFGGCVVSLVREESVESFAETVREAYLAETGIEPDVFPCASPTAHGSKRDLRIEGVTGSVRPDRPYHRFR
- a CDS encoding O-methyltransferase; the protein is MTEILPDETKRFVRAAVAEPDETLQAMEERGEDFPTVGREVGQFLRLLAYAVDAERIFEFGSGFGYSAYWFAEALPEDGEIVLTEYDADELDEAREYLEAGGFADRATFENGDANEIVDHHDGPFDVVLIDHNKDGYPEAWESIREKVAPGGVVIADNAMVAGRQDFDAILDAIEGGNPEMNENTRGIVEYLLAVRDDPDFETSAIPLGEGIAVSYRR
- a CDS encoding sulfite exporter TauE/SafE family protein; amino-acid sequence: MLPEPTTLTILVVIAFLSGVGITAVGPGGIFITVALFALTDVSSSVVAGTAMTTFVFTGLLGTFTYVRSGELRSRSGRRLAVLVTVPSVVGAVLGAFANTILAAGSFGTMLTAFTALVGVTIVYRERRGLGSKWSFDHDSAVGVAVFGGIGLCIGVVGGLLGVGGPVIAVPVLVVLGVSMLDALAAAQVQSVFLSAFAAMTYLTQGAVSVPLAVAVGVPELLGVVVGWRVAHCVEPSRLKLALGASLVATGLALALF
- a CDS encoding creatininase family protein, yielding MYLADQAWPDLGDYVAEESVAVVPLGSTEQHGPHLPLATDHLIAEALAREAADRAGYLCTPTINVGVSTHHMQFHGTMSVDPPQFRDYVESFSRNLTYHGIDRIVYVNAHGGNMEHLREVGRRLRQDEVAFAVEWMWDESIPELVSSIFEHNGPHGGPKETAMIMHIAPELVHEDRLAEARDDGLMDISAGNLTKHGARNFYDAIDNSENGVFGDQTDATPEKGAEIFEAATEQLVQLLDWLDDARFSDLMAKPHVDPQPGSRRD